The following DNA comes from Candidatus Glassbacteria bacterium.
TCAGGTATTTGCGCCTGCCGAAGCACGATGCGGTGATCGTCTGCTATCCTGGTCAGGTCGACGTGCTGGTGCTTTGGCCGTTCGCCAGGCTGCGCCGCGTGCCTATCGTGCTCGACGCCTTCCTCTCGCTCTACAACACGGTGGTCGAGGACCGCCAGATGGTTGGGCCGTCACACCCGCTCGCCCGCCTGCTCTACGGTCTGGAATGGCTGGCCTGCCGGGCGGCTGACCGGGTGGTCCTGGATACACGGGCACACGCCGAATATTTCGAGACCACATACCGGCTTTCCCCGCAACGGACGGCAGCGGTGTTCGTCGGCGTGGAGCCGGAGGCCTTTCCGCCGCGTGGCGCCGGGACGACGGACAGGCCCTCCGGTGCGCCGATCACGGTTTTGTTCTACGGCCAGTTTATTCCCCTGCACGGCGTCGATACCATCGTCCGTGCGGCCCGGATGCCGGTTGATGAGCCGGTCGAATGGGTGCTGATCGGGCAAGGCCAGGAAGAGGCCAGGATCCGGCGCATGCTCGATGAGCATCCCCTGGGACACCTGAGGTGGATTCCCTGGGTGGCGTACGAGGAGCTTAAGGACTGGATCGCCCGTGCGGATGTCTGCCTCGGCATCTTCGGCGACACCGACAAGGCGGCGCGGGTCATCCCGAACAAGGTGTTCCAGGTTCTGGCGGTCGGTGCGCCTCTGATTACGCGGGATTCGCCGGCAATCAGGGAGCTGGTGGACGACGAAACACCGGGCGTCTACCTCGTGCCGCCCGGCGACCCGGCGGCGCTGGCCGCGGCGGTGCGGCGGTTCGCCGCAGAGCGGAGAAATATGGCCGGGCTATATTGCGCTTTGAACGCCAGGTTCAGCCCATCCGCGATAGGGCAAGAGTGGTTGAGTTTGGTAAGGGCAACCGCATGAATCGTGACAATTGGTTTTGGGAGAATGACTTGCCCCCACGAACGATACCACTTTTTAAGTTAGACCGGACACCGATGGGCAACTGGGTTGCACTATCGCTCAGCGTGCTGGTTTTGCTCGGCGCGAGTGTGGTTCTTCGGGTGTTCGGATCGCCGCGGCGCGTATTGGAGACCACACGCATGGCAATATTGACAATACCTCGATTGTAAAAAAGATCCTCAACCTTCAATTAATCGACGATTCAATATCGAGCTAGGTGGGAGAAAAATTGTGCGCGTTATCGCTTTCTATTTGCCTCAGTATCACCCAATTTCGGAAAATGATGAATGGTGGGGACCTGGTTTTACCGACTGGGTCAATGTCGCGTCCAGCCGTCCAAGATTTAAGGGACACCATCAGCCGCACATCCCCGCGGACCTTGGATTTTATGATTTGAGACTGGAAGAGACCAGGATCGCCCAGGCTGAAATGGCCTCAGCCTACGGTGTGCACGGATTTTGTTATTACCATTACTGGTTTAACGAAAGGGTCTTGCTCGAACGGCCATTCAATGAGGTTCTTGAATCGGGCAAACCGAATTTCCCCTTTTGTCTGTGCTGGGCGAACGAAAATTGGACCAGGCGGTGGGACGGACGGGAAAAGGATGTTCTGATCGAACAGAAATATAAATCCTACGATTGCGAGAAACACATCGATTGGCTTTCGAAGGCATTCAGGGACCCTCGTTATATCCGGGTAAATGATAAGCCTCTATTCCTCGTTTACAACCCTTCGGCAATTCCCAACATTGGTGAAATAATTGTGAGATGGCGCCGCGCAACCAGGAAGAACGGTTTTCCGGACCTCTTCTTGTGCTCGATGATGAGCGGGCAAAACATATCCTGGAGGGAGATGCTGGACAACGGTTTCGACGCGAATGTCGAGTTCTATCCGAGAGGAAATATTTATGGCCCCAGACAGCTTGTCATCAAATCTCTTTTGGATGTTTTCCCTTTGGCTTGGTATGTGATCGTAAATTTTTTGAATATCGACCGGTACGTCCCGCTTTGCCGGTCATATGTTGCGTTTTCGTACAGAAGGATGGCCAAGATAGCGATGACGCAGGCAGACAATTTCGGCAAGGTGTTCCCCTGCGTTATGCCGAGTTGGGACAACAGCGCCAGGCGAACGGCCGCAGCAATGATCATCGAAAATAACGACCCCAAATTATATGGGGAATGGCTTGCACACGCCCTGAACAGGGTCGCAGGTAATGAACCGGACGAGCAACTTGTGTTCATCAACTCGTGGAATGAATGGGCGGAGGGCTGCCATCTGGAACCCGATAGGAATCACGGCCCCGCGTTTCTCGAGGAAACGGGAAGGGTGATCAATGAAGCGGAGAAAATACGAAAATCGAAATTAAAGAAGAA
Coding sequences within:
- a CDS encoding glycosyltransferase family 4 protein, with translation MPVNSEIEAMRIVFWGTYDLGKPRNRILLRGLRENDVEVVECHADVWSGIEDKSQVTGWGRRFMLLLRWIFAYPGLIVRYLRLPKHDAVIVCYPGQVDVLVLWPFARLRRVPIVLDAFLSLYNTVVEDRQMVGPSHPLARLLYGLEWLACRAADRVVLDTRAHAEYFETTYRLSPQRTAAVFVGVEPEAFPPRGAGTTDRPSGAPITVLFYGQFIPLHGVDTIVRAARMPVDEPVEWVLIGQGQEEARIRRMLDEHPLGHLRWIPWVAYEELKDWIARADVCLGIFGDTDKAARVIPNKVFQVLAVGAPLITRDSPAIRELVDDETPGVYLVPPGDPAALAAAVRRFAAERRNMAGLYCALNARFSPSAIGQEWLSLVRATA
- a CDS encoding glycosyl hydrolase; amino-acid sequence: MVRVIAFYLPQYHPISENDEWWGPGFTDWVNVASSRPRFKGHHQPHIPADLGFYDLRLEETRIAQAEMASAYGVHGFCYYHYWFNERVLLERPFNEVLESGKPNFPFCLCWANENWTRRWDGREKDVLIEQKYKSYDCEKHIDWLSKAFRDPRYIRVNDKPLFLVYNPSAIPNIGEIIVRWRRATRKNGFPDLFLCSMMSGQNISWREMLDNGFDANVEFYPRGNIYGPRQLVIKSLLDVFPLAWYVIVNFLNIDRYVPLCRSYVAFSYRRMAKIAMTQADNFGKVFPCVMPSWDNSARRTAAAMIIENNDPKLYGEWLAHALNRVAGNEPDEQLVFINSWNEWAEGCHLEPDRNHGPAFLEETGRVINEAEKIRKSKLKKNKCATH